The Schistocerca gregaria isolate iqSchGreg1 chromosome 1, iqSchGreg1.2, whole genome shotgun sequence genome includes a window with the following:
- the LOC126267049 gene encoding hepatoma-derived growth factor-related protein 2-like — MAGPFKKGDKVFAKVRGYPPWPAHVQCLAEATNNKLKYHVIFYGTYETAVCKAEDMFPYVENKERLGRPLKRKGFNEALAQIENGVNDKLFETKCNEDSESDWESDFNQTSPESQRASKSSEQTEGNSVNQRNSKILKSADKLNSKKSLNESTSPSSQGEAQRVSRSGRKIKPKKFADDEIAGTGINTDNSEHSVRAIGGSYDQNKSNVLPNNYTLSNTVSEDNAAGSEDDQVDFCRTGRSHQFPVSHKRKSSLQTGTAEGDNTIFKPHVELSEPPVQNALPSIGTTRLTKIKQLQTVSQLLCLDALIKASTCCSKAKLENCVKYLTELANLPVDCNTLKRCPQIVVTVRKLTKYLGNTTNLETPVSEGGKATEKIFLIQCKSQQIYNKYKAMFTNFEKDVSSSTYLNNVDYSHRHSFSSETGSSSASEVFPAVISQPGPSNTVIRKLSTRGRKIGKPVAQPRLSRIVGRPAKFIRRSVHHSRTTNADNRRREDVENWPPSRGST; from the coding sequence ATGGCCGGtccttttaagaaaggtgacaaagtTTTTGCAAAGGTTCGTGGGTATCCACCTTGGCCTGCCCATGTCCAGTGTTTAGCAGAAGCAACAAATAATAAGTTAAAATATCATGTAATATTTTATGGGACCTATGAGACAGCGGTCTGCAAGGCTGAAGACATGTTTCCATATGTTGAAAATAAAGAACGATTAGGAAGACCGTTGAAGAGGAAGGGTTTTAATGAGGCATTAGCGCAGATAGAGAATGGAGTTAATGATAAGCTCTTTGAAACAAAGTGTAATGAAGACAGCGAGTCAGACTGGGAGTCGGATTTCAACCAAACCTCTCCTGAATCACAAAGGGCATCCAAAAGTTCTGAACAAACTGAAGGAAATTCTGTTAACCAGCGAAACTCAAAGATTTTGAAGTCTGCTGATAAATTAAACAGTAAAAAATCTCTAAATGAATCTACATCACCTTCGTCTCAGGGTGAAGCACAAAGAGTGAGTCGCTCTGGACGAAAAATAAAGCCCAAaaagtttgctgatgatgaaatAGCAGGGACAGGTATTAATACAGACAACAGTGAACACAGTGTTCGAGCCATAGGTGGTTCCTATGATCAAAACAAGAGTAATGTGTTACCAAATAATTATACATTATCTAATACTGTTAGTGAAGACAATGCTGCAGGCAGTGAAGATGATCAGGTGGATTTTTGCAGAACAGGCAGATCTCACCAATTTCCAGTGTCTCATAAGAGGAAGTCCTCTTTGCAGACTGGAACTGCAGAAGGAGATAACACAATATTTAAGCCACATGTCGAACTTTCTGAACCACCTGTACAGAATGCTTTGCCATCAATTGGAACTACTCGACTGACTAAAATAAAACAATTGCAAACTGTGAGTCAACTGTTATGCTTAGATGCTCTCATAAAAGCATCTACTTGTTGTTCAAAAGCCAAGCTTGAAaactgtgttaaatatttaactGAACTGGCAAACTTGCCAGTAGACTGCAACACATTGAAAAGGTGTCCCCAGATTGTAGTTACAGTAAGGAAGCTGACTAAATACTTAGGAAACACTACCAACTTAGAGACACCTGTTTCTGAGGGGGGAAaagcaacagaaaaaatatttcttattcAGTGTAAATCTCAGCAAATATATAACAAGTACAAAGCAATGTTTACTAATTTTGAAAAAGATGTATCTTCTTCAACATACTTAAATAATGTAGATTATTCCCATAGACATAGTTTTTCCAGTGAAACTGGCAGTTCATCTGCAAGTGAAGTATTTCCTGCTGTGATATCACAACCTGGTCCTAGTAACACTGTAATAAGAAAGCTTTCTACGAGAGGAAGAAAAATAGGCAAACCTGTTGCACAGCCTAGGCTATCGAGAATAGTAGGTAGGCCAGCAAAATTTATTAGAAGGTCAGTACATCACTCCAGAACTACCAATGCTGACAACAGACGTAGAGAGGATGTAGAAAATTGGCCGCCCAGCAGAGGTTCAACTTGA